A section of the Rummeliibacillus pycnus genome encodes:
- a CDS encoding pseudouridine synthase: MRLDKLLSNMGYGSRKDVKKLLKMKAVSIDGIIAKDVSLHVDPEKQNVTVLGERVHYQEFIYLMMNKPAGVISATEDLYDQTVIDLLDPFHAHFNPFPVGRLDKDTEGFLLITNDGVLAHNLLSPKKHVPKVYYAKIEGRVTEEDIEAFNQGVILDDGYLTKPGKLIILKSGQVSEIELMISEGKFHQVKRMFEAVGKKVTYLKRLSMGNLQLDQNLSLGEYRELSPDEIEKIKQKE; the protein is encoded by the coding sequence TATTGAAGATGAAGGCTGTTTCAATAGATGGAATCATTGCAAAAGATGTATCTCTGCACGTTGATCCAGAAAAACAAAATGTAACGGTTCTTGGTGAAAGAGTGCATTATCAAGAATTCATTTATTTAATGATGAACAAACCAGCAGGTGTAATATCGGCAACTGAAGATTTATATGATCAAACAGTAATTGATTTACTTGATCCCTTCCATGCACATTTTAACCCTTTTCCTGTGGGGAGATTAGATAAGGATACAGAGGGTTTCTTACTTATTACAAATGATGGCGTATTGGCTCATAATTTGCTTTCACCGAAAAAACATGTACCTAAAGTCTATTATGCGAAAATAGAAGGTAGAGTTACAGAAGAGGATATTGAGGCATTTAATCAAGGTGTTATTTTAGATGACGGTTATCTTACTAAGCCAGGTAAACTAATTATCTTAAAATCTGGTCAAGTATCTGAAATCGAGTTAATGATTTCGGAAGGGAAATTTCATCAAGTAAAAAGAATGTTCGAAGCGGTAGGTAAAAAAGTAACGTATTTAAAAAGGTTGTCTATGGGGAATTTACAACTAGATCAAAATTTATCACTTGGTGAATATCGTGAATTATCACCTGATGAAATCGAGAAAATAAAACAAAAAGAATGA